In one Calonectris borealis chromosome 23, bCalBor7.hap1.2, whole genome shotgun sequence genomic region, the following are encoded:
- the PEX10 gene encoding peroxisome biogenesis factor 10 codes for MAPAAAGAAQLVRCGQKDELYRSGLRSGAGTALHGLAGARKWLEWRKELELLSDVAYFVLTTLSGYQTLGEEYVNIVQVDSTKKRIPSFLRRAIFVSLHTVVPYCLEKGLLHLERELQIEADESRTSQSNPALGLSSRTLIRNWIQKQVGELTEQQKKTVLQIVYVLKQCIPLLHRLHLAVFYISGTFYHLSKRITGITYLHFGGLQGEDQNIRSSYKFLGIISLFHLLLTIGVQMYSFKQKQRARQEWKLYRNLAHQKNTTKEKTPGRHSRCTLCLEERRHTTATPCGHLFCWECITEWCNTRTECPLCREKFHPQKLIYLRHYQL; via the exons AtggcgccggcggccgcgggtGCGGCGCAGCTGGTGCGCTGCGGGCAGAAGGACGAGCTGTACCGGAGCGGGCTGCGGAGCGGGGCCGGCACCGCGCTGCACGGGCTCGCGG GTGCCAGGAAGTGGCTGGAATGGAGGAAAGAGCTTGAACTGCTTTCCGATGTAGCCTACTTCGTCCTCACCACTTTGTCAG GTTATCAGACTCTGGGTGAAGAGTATGTTAACATTGTTCAAGTTGACTCAACCAAGAAAAGGATACCTTCTTTTCTTCGACGGGCCATCTTCGTTTCTCTTCATACTGTGGTACCCTATTGCTTAGAAAAGGGATTGCTGCATCTGGAACGTGAGTTGCAGATAGAAGCTGATGAGTCCAGAACCTCGCAGAGCAACCCAGCACTTGGCTTATCCAGTAGGACCTTAATACGAAACTGGATACAGAAACAAGTTGGGGAGCTtacagaacagcagaagaaaacagtctTACAAATTGTGTATGTTCTTAAACAATGCATACCTTTGCTTCATCGACTACATCTGGCAGTATTCTACATAAGTGGCACTTTTTATCACCTGTCTAAAAGAATCACAGGAATCACGTAT CTGCATTTTGGAGGACTGCAAGGAGAAGATCAGAATATTCGATCAAGTTACAAGTTTCTTGGAATAATTTCACTCTTCCATCTTCTTCTAACAATTGGTGTTCAGATGTACAGCTTcaaacagaagcagagagcaaGACAGGAATGGAAACTATACCGCAACCTGGCTCATCAGAA AAACACGACCAAGGAAAAAACTCCTGGGCGTCACTCCCGCTGTACTTTGTGTTTGGAAGAACGGAGACATACAACAGCCACACCTTGTGGCCACCTGTTCTGCTGGGAATGCATCACGGAGTGGTGTAACACCAGA acAGAATGTCCACTGTGCAGAGAGAAGTTTCATCCTCAGAAACTGATCTACCTACGTCACTATCAACTGTAA
- the RER1 gene encoding protein RER1, translating to MSEGDSIGESVHGKPSVVYRFFSRLGQIYQSWLDKSTPYTAVRWIVTLGLSFIYMIRVYLLQGWYIVTYALGIYHLNLFIAFLSPKVDPSLMEDSDDGPSLPTRQNEEFRPFIRRLPEFKFWHSATKGILVAMACTFFEAFNVPVFWPILVMYFIMLFCITMKRQIKHMIKYRYIPFTHGKRKYKGKEDVGKTFAS from the exons ATGTCAGAAGGGGACAGTATTGGTGAGTCTGTTCATGGAAAGCCTTCTGTGGTCTATAGATTTTTCTCAAGACTTGGACAG ATCTACCAATCCTGGTTAGACAAATCTACTCCATATACTGCAGTACGATGGATTGTAACTTTGGGTCTGAGTTTTATCTACATGATTAGAGTTTATTTACTGCAG GGTTGGTACATTGTGACATATGCCTTGGGAATCTACCATCTAAATCTCTTCATAGCTTTCTTGTCGCCAAAGGTAGACCCCTCTTTAATGGAAGATTCAG atgatggTCCTTCCTTACCTACAAGGCAAAATGAAGAATTTCGGCCTTTCATTAGAAGGCTCCCAGAGTTTAAATTCTG gcaCTCTGCTACTAAAGGAATCCTGGTTGCTATGGCATGTACATTCTTTGAGGCTTTCAACGTTCCTGTTTTTTGGCCAATCCTTGTGATGTACTTCATTATGCTATTTTGTATCACTATGAAGAGGCAAATCAAG CACATGATAAAGTACAGATATATACCCTTCACACATGGCAAGAGGAAATACAAAGGGAAAGAAGACGTTGGAAAGACCTTTGCTAGCTAG